The Nomia melanderi isolate GNS246 chromosome 3, iyNomMela1, whole genome shotgun sequence genomic interval TCCTCTGAatctttttctaatttaaaGAGGTTATCCTTTGAACAGAACATAATACATTTTACTTTTTGCACGTCTCATACGCATAGTTTCGTGTGATTccgttgaaataaaatgttagaaAAGAATTATGAAGCAATacctttcaatttaatattcattttttttatgtatgtaaatttttaaagttttaattatttctaccaTTTTCATGTATTTGCTAAGTACATATATAATCGAAATacagattaataaatatttattattgtatactaaataaaaatcacaaaattgaagattattttcgtagatttgtatagtttaaaattatatgtcAATACATCATAAAGTGCTGCTCTCTAGAAGGTGTTTATTATTTCGATATATGATTTCGATATTTTTTACAGTAAGGAGATAAATGCATGAGAAACACATGCATAGGTATACATGatctagatactacatatgCAATgatttaagaaatgtaaatctttgtttttatttaaaatgagtatgtagtttcattcatttaaaataacgaCAGTACTATTGTGTggcaatgtatatttataattgtaataaacattatatttttgagcttgatatagttttgatcACGTGACCAAATAATCCATGCTGTATTATAATGAAGTCTGTAACGTGTgagtattttgaaaatgtattcttaaaaattagTTGTTGAACCCACGCTTAAAAAGAAAACTTTACCCTCAACTATTGTTCAGAAAACCGTCAGTAAtgagttcaaataaaaataaaaataaaataattgagaaatacgTATTGGATGAAAGTGATAGCCTCGAACATCAACATAGTTCGTTGGCTGTTAATTTAAGTTGTTCGtcgaatttaacaaattttgaaaatagtttgcCCGAGCAagtaaatgtgaaatataatgttaatgtACCTTCAACTGTAATCGTTTCTAATGCAATCTCAGAACACAGTAAATACAATGATAGTGTTAGAAATGGACAGACGTCCGTCAACACACGTTGCACCGCAGGTCATAGTATCCCTTTGAAACATGCGAGTATAGTTTTAGAGAAAATAGAGAACGATGCTGAAATTTTGgataaaaactgtaaaaaattaaaGCAAGTTATTTTACTCAGAACTAAACAAATATTTGACCCACAAAACAAACTCTCCGTTAAAACACAAGAAATTTTAAGTGATAAACATGATCAATcggatacatttcaaaataatgaCTGCAGTAACAATTTAAATTGCTTATGTATTGATGGTACACCCAAAGATAGACACAAAAGTCATAGTTCTGCAGAACAAAGACagcattttaaattaaacaaaagaCGGTTGTTTGATTTAAAAGAAGATAGAAACAAAAATGATCTTCTTACAAAATGTAATTCTTCAATATCACGTCAAATCCAAGTGGACAAGAAAATGTATAGCAATAGCAGTAAGTCAATTAGAAAGAACAAAAACTTTGGTAATTCAAATATCTCTTTAAACATATCCTCTGCATTGATTTTAGCCGACGAACCAAAAGGTAATAAAACCAATTGTTCTACTGCATCTAATGATAGATGCCCTTCAAGTTTAAATATATCAGAAAATGATAGTATATTTGTGACAGTACCTATTGGTTGTTCCACAatgataaataatgaaacattagaCAACAATCATGAAATACAACATGACATTACACATCATCCATCATTTCATCCAAATACAAAGAAAGATATAATTCCCATGGAAATCACACACATTCaacgaaaatgtttattaatagatAATCAAGATTCtgttcaatataatataaataatgtatcggATAACAAAATTTTAGGGGAGAatgtattagaaaataattgtgCTCATGTTTTTGAATCattgtgtaataattttaaaaatactcaAATACTCGAAGAGCATAGTGCAAAAACAACAAAGACATCATTGAATGTAAACACATCTATCAATGGATCAAGCAGAGATGatagaaacataaataaatccAAACAAAAAGATTCTATAAGGAAAAGTAAGAAtgagaatattgaaaatgagaAGGATGAAAATATATGCTCAACAATTTTGGAAGAAGCAAGGGAAAGTGTAAATACAATTTGTACTTCTTTACAAATGAATACATCATTAAATACATCAAATAAATTGCATTTGCAAGTAAGTAATATTGATAGTAcatcattgaaattgaatagCTCAATAAGCATAAATGAAGCATTAAGTGAAAATGTTAAAAGAGATATTGATAAAACTAATTCAGTTAAAATAGAAAGCACTGGACTGATAAAAGATCAGAAATCAAAAagcaataaaatatatcaagatCAGGCTAATCTTATTATGAGTAAGTCTCATGTAATCATACATAAAATTCAAGATGGTCAAAGCTACGTTGAAGCTACCCCATATCCAGCATATCGTTCAGTTCTATTAAAAacacaattaaaacaaaatgcTATAGTTAGCAACAGTATTCATAGAAATTCTattgaaatgaattcttttaaaactaaatCATCTCATCTGTGAGTATGTTGTTTTTAGCTTTACAAatcttagtttttatataaattatatttatttttttgttttttttttatagagaaCAAAATGTAtccaaaaaatgtaaaaatttatccCATGAACAAGAAAAAGCCACAAGTAAATCACtaacattaaataattcttcttcgcaCAATATGTCTTGTGTAAGGCTTCCTGTTAAAAGTAAATGTAAAAGGAAGTTACTTTCTTTACATGATTCTTCACAATTATTATCCTTTTCCCCAGTGGAAAATGAAAACATATTACCTGAACGGCCTATGCTAAGAACCAggtataaaaaaggaaaaaaacaacATGTAAAGAACAAACGTAGTATAGTTGATAATGGTAGTGGTGTAAAACGTATTGATGGGAAGAACTATGATCAGTTGGTATTAAAGAATGATTGTACTATTTTTTCCAATACAAAAAAGCAAAAAAGACCGAAGAAAGTTATTAgcaaaaaatttgttattaa includes:
- the MCPH1 gene encoding microcephalin isoform X2 translates to MSSNKNKNKIIEKYVLDESDSLEHQHSSLAVNLSCSSNLTNFENSLPEQVNVKYNVNVPSTVIVSNAISEHSKYNDSVRNGQTSVNTRCTAGHSIPLKHASIVLEKIENDAEILDKNCKKLKQVILLRTKQIFDPQNKLSVKTQEILSDKHDQSDTFQNNDCSNNLNCLCIDGTPKDRHKSHSSAEQRQHFKLNKRRLFDLKEDRNKNDLLTKCNSSISRQIQVDKKMYSNSTDEPKGNKTNCSTASNDRCPSSLNISENDSIFVTVPIGCSTMINNETLDNNHEIQHDITHHPSFHPNTKKDIIPMEITHIQRKCLLIDNQDSVQYNINNVSDNKILGENVLENNCAHVFESLCNNFKNTQILEEHSAKTTKTSLNVNTSINGSSRDDRNINKSKQKDSIRKSKNENIENEKDENICSTILEEARESVNTICTSLQMNTSLNTSNKLHLQVSNIDSTSLKLNSSISINEALSENVKRDIDKTNSVKIESTGLIKDQKSKSNKIYQDQANLIMSKSHVIIHKIQDGQSYVEATPYPAYRSVLLKTQLKQNAIVSNSIHRNSIEMNSFKTKSSHLEQNVSKKCKNLSHEQEKATSKSLTLNNSSSHNMSCVRLPVKSKCKRKLLSLHDSSQLLSFSPVENENILPERPMLRTRYKKGKKQHVKNKRSIVDNGSGVKRIDGKNYDQLVLKNDCTIFSNTKKQKRPKKVISKKFVIKRFANENFLGGLEENRGNATKVQAHICNRNSLNEFQTLKNVPTTQPSNKKTQRINIVVTGLCNDDKNIVKSVIKTLGHARIESNVTKRTTHVVTTGVRTINLLHGIIRGCWLVTFEWVLRSLENNSWLNPEEYEITHFSKAVLENRKDRQLFGASYVSELFAACGSIYIGKGTTPPYDTLKDLIKTAGGQITECPEAAKIIIHSKGLKESWVLDCITTGELQPFHLYQRL
- the MCPH1 gene encoding microcephalin isoform X1 — its product is MSSNKNKNKIIEKYVLDESDSLEHQHSSLAVNLSCSSNLTNFENSLPEQVNVKYNVNVPSTVIVSNAISEHSKYNDSVRNGQTSVNTRCTAGHSIPLKHASIVLEKIENDAEILDKNCKKLKQVILLRTKQIFDPQNKLSVKTQEILSDKHDQSDTFQNNDCSNNLNCLCIDGTPKDRHKSHSSAEQRQHFKLNKRRLFDLKEDRNKNDLLTKCNSSISRQIQVDKKMYSNSSKSIRKNKNFGNSNISLNISSALILADEPKGNKTNCSTASNDRCPSSLNISENDSIFVTVPIGCSTMINNETLDNNHEIQHDITHHPSFHPNTKKDIIPMEITHIQRKCLLIDNQDSVQYNINNVSDNKILGENVLENNCAHVFESLCNNFKNTQILEEHSAKTTKTSLNVNTSINGSSRDDRNINKSKQKDSIRKSKNENIENEKDENICSTILEEARESVNTICTSLQMNTSLNTSNKLHLQVSNIDSTSLKLNSSISINEALSENVKRDIDKTNSVKIESTGLIKDQKSKSNKIYQDQANLIMSKSHVIIHKIQDGQSYVEATPYPAYRSVLLKTQLKQNAIVSNSIHRNSIEMNSFKTKSSHLEQNVSKKCKNLSHEQEKATSKSLTLNNSSSHNMSCVRLPVKSKCKRKLLSLHDSSQLLSFSPVENENILPERPMLRTRYKKGKKQHVKNKRSIVDNGSGVKRIDGKNYDQLVLKNDCTIFSNTKKQKRPKKVISKKFVIKRFANENFLGGLEENRGNATKVQAHICNRNSLNEFQTLKNVPTTQPSNKKTQRINIVVTGLCNDDKNIVKSVIKTLGHARIESNVTKRTTHVVTTGVRTINLLHGIIRGCWLVTFEWVLRSLENNSWLNPEEYEITHFSKAVLENRKDRQLFGASYVSELFAACGSIYIGKGTTPPYDTLKDLIKTAGGQITECPEAAKIIIHSKGLKESWVLDCITTGELQPFHLYQRL